DNA sequence from the Amycolatopsis sp. Hca4 genome:
CGTCCGCGGCCAGATCTCGCGCACGCTCTGCGCGGGCTTCAACCGCTCGACGCTGCTGACCAACGCGAACCAGCCGGACAGCAGCTCGGCGGGCTTCTACCAGGACGCCGTCACCAACCACTACGCGCGCTCGATCCACGCGCAGATGGCCGACGGCAAGGCCTACGCCTTCGCGTTCGACGACGTCGGCCACCACGAGTCCCTGGTCAACGACGGCAACCCGGCGACGGCCTACCTGACCCTCGACCCGTTCAACTAGAGCTTCACGACGACCGGTGCCACCGGGGTGTCCCCGAGCAGCTCGCCCGCGGACACGCCGGTGCGCACCGGCACCGGCACCGCCCGGCCCTCCACCTCCACGACCGGCCGTCCGCAGGCGACCAGTTCCACCACCAGCACGACGAGCACCACGATCCGCACGACCGGCTCACCCCGATCCGTCTCCACCACTCCCACCGGGCACACGGCGCTCGCCGCCCTGGTGGTTCAGGTATTTCCGGCGCTCTCACCGGATCGGCTGAGCGGGGGGAAGACGCGAAGGAGTCCCCCGATGGCGTACGGGTCCGAAGGGCTGCTGTTGGCTAGGCTGAGCGGGTCAAGGGGAGGTGAAGTGGACACCACGAGCCTGCTCGAGGCGGCCGCACGCGGCGACCAGGCGGCGTGGGACGCCCTCGTCGACCGGTACGCCAGCCTGCTCTGGTCGGTCGCCCGCGCCCACCGGCTGTCCGACGCCGACGCGGCCGACGTCGTCCAGACGACCTGGCTGAAGCTCGTCGAGAACCTCGGCCGCATCAAGGACCCGGAGCGGCTGCCCGGCTGGCTGGGCACCACCACCAGGCACGAGTGCCTGCGCCGGCTCCGCCACACCGACCGCGAGCGCCCGACCGACGACCAGGTCTGGCAGAACGAGCCCTCCTCCGGTGCGGGCGTCGACGCGGCCCTGCTGCTCAGCGAGCGGGACGCGGCCCTCTGGCGCGCGCTGGACAAGCTGTCGGACCAGTGCCGCCGGCTGCTGCGCGTGCTGATGGCGACGCCCCCGCCGTCGTACGCGGAGGTGGCGGAGGCCCTCGACATGCCGGTCGGCAGCATCGGCCCGACCCGCCAGCGCTGCCTCGGCCGGCTGCGCGAGCGGGCCGGCCAGGCCGGGCTCGGAACGGAGGACCGCACGTGACGACCGACGACGAGCTCATGGACGTCCTGCGCGCGGCCGCGGAGCAGGCGGACCCGGTACCGGACCTGGTGCTCCGCCAGGCCCGCGCGGCCCTGGGCACGCGCGACCTCGACGCGGAGCTGGCGGACCTGGCGTTCGACTCGGACCTGGCGGAAGCAGCCGCGGTCCGCGCGGACGGAGAAGACGTACGCCTGCTGTCGTTCGAGTCGGCGCGGGTGTCGGTGGAGCTGCAGGTGGAGTACGCGG
Encoded proteins:
- a CDS encoding RNA polymerase sigma factor, translated to MDTTSLLEAAARGDQAAWDALVDRYASLLWSVARAHRLSDADAADVVQTTWLKLVENLGRIKDPERLPGWLGTTTRHECLRRLRHTDRERPTDDQVWQNEPSSGAGVDAALLLSERDAALWRALDKLSDQCRRLLRVLMATPPPSYAEVAEALDMPVGSIGPTRQRCLGRLRERAGQAGLGTEDRT